The Falsibacillus pallidus genome contains a region encoding:
- a CDS encoding STAS domain-containing protein, translating to MSEEIIMDFQTKIHHKILSEKQNLITQKTNLYSHQTPVNLHAHLQEWRENIINIYAKSIESGLEATYTVLKEWGNITVDTLVDNNLPLEFAIDEVRDYRKLIGCIIKDEAIKCDLSIEQFYELISDFDAVVDRAVHYLSISYTRKFYSRINVAEAAALELSIPVIKITDTIGVLPLIGDIDTQRAQELMNKALSKGSELSLEHIIIDLSGVPIVDTMVADNIIKVVSALSLLGINATLSGIRPEIAQTIIHLGINVSDISISKSLQLALQDLL from the coding sequence ATGAGCGAAGAAATTATTATGGATTTCCAAACAAAAATCCATCATAAAATTCTATCGGAAAAACAAAACCTTATTACTCAGAAAACAAATCTGTATTCCCATCAGACGCCTGTGAATTTACACGCCCATTTACAAGAGTGGCGTGAAAACATAATTAACATATACGCAAAATCTATTGAGAGTGGGTTGGAAGCCACCTATACAGTACTAAAAGAATGGGGAAACATTACGGTTGATACTTTGGTAGACAACAATCTTCCTTTGGAGTTTGCTATTGATGAAGTTAGGGATTATCGCAAGTTAATAGGATGCATAATTAAGGACGAAGCAATTAAATGTGATTTATCAATAGAACAATTTTACGAGCTAATCTCTGACTTTGATGCTGTAGTTGACCGTGCTGTACATTATCTAAGCATCTCTTATACACGAAAGTTTTATTCGAGGATAAATGTAGCTGAAGCCGCTGCTTTAGAATTATCAATTCCGGTTATTAAAATAACAGATACTATTGGTGTACTGCCGCTGATAGGAGATATAGACACCCAACGTGCCCAAGAGCTGATGAACAAAGCGTTATCTAAAGGAAGCGAATTATCTTTAGAGCATATAATAATTGATCTCTCTGGAGTCCCAATTGTAGATACGATGGTTGCTGACAACATCATTAAAGTGGTGAGTGCCCTCTCGCTTCTGGGGATAAATGCCACACTTTCTGGAATTCGCCCGGAGATCGCTCAAACCATTATTCATTTAGGTATTAATGTATCAGACATCTCTATTTCCAAGAGTTTGCAATTGGCTTTACAAGACTTGCTATAA
- a CDS encoding Type 1 glutamine amidotransferase-like domain-containing protein — protein MKLLLTAAGVNNKSIHEALVDMLDKPIAECNALCIPTAMYGHPWVGPGVRTWEFISGNSENPMVNLGWKSVGVLELTALPSINRERWVPLVQETDVLLVSGGDALYLSHWMKQSGMAALLPSLKAVYVGMSAGSMVMAPRIGEFFVGWTPPSGGDEAMNLVDFSIFPHLEHEMLPHNTMAAAEKWAAEMQGPAYAIDDQTAIKVVGGEAEVISEGQWRLFSK, from the coding sequence ATGAAATTACTGCTCACAGCGGCAGGTGTCAATAACAAGAGCATACACGAGGCACTGGTGGATATGCTGGACAAACCAATCGCCGAATGCAATGCCCTGTGCATCCCCACTGCAATGTACGGACACCCATGGGTTGGGCCGGGCGTCAGAACCTGGGAATTCATCAGTGGGAATTCCGAGAATCCTATGGTCAATCTCGGCTGGAAATCCGTAGGCGTACTGGAGCTCACAGCTCTGCCAAGCATCAACAGAGAACGCTGGGTTCCGCTGGTTCAGGAGACGGACGTCCTGCTCGTGTCTGGCGGCGACGCCCTCTACCTCTCCCACTGGATGAAGCAATCCGGGATGGCAGCCCTCTTGCCGTCGCTTAAGGCAGTCTATGTAGGGATGAGTGCCGGAAGCATGGTGATGGCACCAAGAATAGGTGAGTTCTTTGTTGGCTGGACTCCCCCATCCGGTGGTGATGAAGCGATGAATCTGGTCGATTTTTCGATATTCCCCCACTTGGAACACGAAATGCTGCCTCATAACACGATGGCTGCCGCGGAAAAATGGGCTGCAGAAATGCAAGGGCCGGCGTATGCGATTGATGATCAGACCGCCATCAAGGTTGTGGGCGGAGAAGCCGAAGTTATTTCCGAAGGGCAGTGGAGACTGTTTTCGAAATAA
- a CDS encoding NUDIX hydrolase yields the protein MAKTSGCFTIVLNKEGHILLAKRKDYPLWDLPGGTLDENETLENCAIREAQEETGYVISIKQKVGEYYQPQYDDMQHLFLGELKGGSRIENGPETEKVKWFIPNKLPLLMIPNRRKQINNYLIHKDKIIKDSITVSPFKISLFKVFLRAFSKML from the coding sequence ATGGCAAAAACTTCAGGCTGTTTTACGATTGTTTTAAATAAAGAAGGTCATATATTGTTAGCGAAACGAAAGGATTATCCTCTCTGGGACTTGCCAGGAGGAACACTAGATGAAAATGAGACATTAGAGAATTGTGCTATAAGAGAAGCCCAAGAGGAAACAGGATATGTCATTTCAATCAAACAAAAAGTTGGAGAATATTATCAGCCCCAATATGACGATATGCAGCATTTGTTTTTAGGAGAATTAAAAGGCGGTTCTCGGATTGAAAATGGTCCTGAAACAGAAAAAGTGAAGTGGTTTATCCCTAATAAACTCCCTTTACTAATGATTCCTAATAGAAGAAAACAAATTAACAATTATTTGATACATAAAGATAAAATAATAAAGGATTCAATTACAGTTTCTCCATTTAAAATCTCTTTGTTTAAAGTGTTTTTAAGAGCGTTTAGTAAAATGCTGTGA